A genomic segment from Acyrthosiphon pisum isolate AL4f chromosome A3, pea_aphid_22Mar2018_4r6ur, whole genome shotgun sequence encodes:
- the LOC100165461 gene encoding probable ATP-dependent RNA helicase DDX46 has translation MVRSGSDRVHRKRSRSRSRSPRRHRRSSRSRSRSPRHKIHKSINKRFKRIKRRDRKKSRSPRRSRSPRNKRKSPERKPEEVPFDPTNPDKETEQKKLELEMQKRRERIERWRAERKKKELDSVKKDVRTTIMSNLQIPSKKWNLEDDSDEEEEAKNNAEKLIEEEEIDPLDAFMQGVQEEVRKVNKVDGHRSNLSEKNSLNDLNQSPGVDTTSSGVVIVSGVAKKKDNNTRGELIEQNQDALEYSSEEEQEDLNVAAASLANKQKKELPKIDHAEISYLPFRKNFYVEVPEISRMTSEEIEKYKEELEGVRVKGKGCPRPIKVWAHCGVSKKIMDNLKKHNYEKPTPIQTQAIPAIMAGRDLIGIAKTGSGKTLAFLLPMFRHIMDQPPLEDTDGPIAIVMAPTRELCMQTGKEARKFTKSLGLRVVSVYGGTGISEQIAELKRGAEIIVCTPGRMIDMLAANNGRVTNLRRVTYVVLDEADRMFDMGFEPQVMRVIDNVRPDRQTVMFSATFPRQMEALARRILQKPVEVQIGGRSVVAKEVEQHVIIVEEEQKFMKLLEVLGVYYERGSCIVFVDTHENADTLLQKLLKASYPCMSLHGAIDQYDRDSTIVDFKSGQIKLLVATSVAARGLDVKDLILVVNYDCPNHYEDYVHRCGRTGRAGNKGFAYTLVSPDQERFAGDLIRALETSNVPVPESLRTMWLRYQAKQAAEGKQVHTGGGFSGKGFKFDETEAVMANEKKKLQKAALGLQDSDDEDIEGDIDQQIETMLAPKRIVKEVKASAIGLPNLTGLMEINGTPQASERLELAKRLASRIHIAKNLGPDAKGASQQTAEAILKGGLASSHPVITAKTVAEQLAAKLNTRLNYQPKDDDGESECGDSPEAGVEEIFRKYEEELEINDFPQQARWRVTSKEALAQISEYSEAGITVRGTYYPPPKNPPEGERKLFLAIESTDELAVSKAKIEITRLIKEELLKMQTSAHHMVNKARYKVL, from the exons ATGGTTCGTAGCGGGag CGATAGAGTCCATCGTAAACGCTCAAGAAGCCGTTCACGGAGTCCTCGTCGTCATCGTCGCAGTAGTAGATCTCGGTCTCGATCACCTCgtcataaaatacataaatcaat AAATAAAAG atttaAAAG aattaAAAG aaGAGACAGAAAAAAGTCTAGATCTCCTCGTCGTTCCCGGTCACCTCGTAACAAAAGAAAGTCACCAGAGCGTAAACCCGAAGAAGTGCCTTTTGATCCAACCAATCCAGATAAg GAAACTgaacaaaaaaaacttgaattagAAATGCAAAAGCGTCGAGAACGTATTGAACGTTGGAGAGCAGAAcgcaaaaaaaaagaattagatAGTGTAAAAAAAGATGTTCGAACTACAATCATGT ccAACCTACAAATACCTTCAAAAAAATGGAATTTAGAAGATGATAGTGATGAGGAAGAGGAAGCAAAAAACAATGCCGAGAAATTGATTGAAGAAGAAGAAATTGATCCTTTAGATGCTTTTATgcag GGTGTTCAAGAAGAAGTACGTAAAGTTAATAAAGTAGATGGGCATCGTAGtaatttatcagaaaaaaattcattgaATGATCTTAATCAAAGTCCAGGAGTTGACACTACTAGTTCAGGTGTTGTAATTGTATCTGGAGTAGCAaagaaaaaagataataataccaGAGGTGAACTCATTGAGCAAAATCAAGACGCCttggaa TATTCATCTGAGGAAGAACAAGAAGATTTGAATGTAGCTGCAGCAAGTTTGGCcaataaacaaaagaaagaATTACCAAAAATTGACCATGCTGAAATTAGCTATTTACCgtttagaaaaaatttttatgttgaAGTGCCAGAAATATCCCGTATGACTTctgaagaaattgaaaaatacaaagag GAATTAGAAGGTGTTCGAGTGAAAGGAAAAGGATGCCCTCGACCAATAAAAGTATGGGCTCATTGTGGTGTGAGTAAAAAGATTatggataatttaaaaaaacataattatgaaaaacctACTCCTATACAAACACAAGCTATTCCTGCTATAATGGCTGGGCGTGATCTTATTGGTATTGCAAAAACTGGAAGTGGCAAAACTCTGGcgtttttattacctatgtttaGACACATTATGGATCAGCCTCCTTTGGAAGATACTGATGGACCAATTG cTATTGTTATGGCACCTACTAGAGAACTTTGCATGCAGACTGGAAAAGAAGCACGCAAGTTTACAAAGAGCTTAGGGTTAAGAGTTGTATCGGTTTATGGGGGTACTGGAATATCTGAACAAATAGCCGAATTAAAACGTGGTGCAGAAATTATTGTGTGTACTCCTGGCCGAATGATTGATATGTTAGCAGCAAATAATG gtagagtTACTAATTTAAGAAGAGTAACATATGTGGTATTAGATGAGGCTGATCGAATGTTTGACATGGGATTTGAACCTCAAGTAATGCGAGTAATTGATAATGTACGTCCAGATCGTCAAACTGTCATGTTCAGTGCTACATTCCCACGTCAGATGGAAGCTTTAGCTAGACGGATACTACAAAAACCTGTCGAAGTTCAA attggAGGTAGAAGTGTTGTTGCCAAAGAAGTAGAACAGCATGTAATTATTGTAGAAGAAGAACAGAAATTCATGAAATTACTTGAAGTTTTAGGAGTCTATTATGAAAGAGGAAGTTGTATTGTGTTTGTAGATACTCATGAGAATGCAGATACGCttctacaaaaattattaaaagccTCCTACCCGTGTATGTCATTACATGGTGCTATAGATCAATATGACAGAGATAGTACTATAGTTGATTTTAAAAGTGGTCAAATCAAATTGTTGGTTGCTACTTCTGTTGCTGCTAGAGGATTAGATGTTAAAGACTTGATATTGGTGGTTAATTATGATTGTCCCAATCATTATGAAGATTATGTTCATAGATGTGGGAGAACTGgaag aGCAGGTAATAAAGGATTTGCTTACACATTAGTTTCACCTGACCAAGAAAGATTTGCTGGCGATTTAATAAGAGCTTTGGAAACATCTAATGTACCTGTACCAGAATCATTGCGTACTATGTGGCTACGTTACCAAGCAAAACAAGCCGCA gaAGGAAAGCAAGTTCATACAGGTGGCGGCTTTAGTGGAAAAGgatttaaatttgatgaaaCGGAAGCTGTTATGgctaatgaaaagaaaaaattacaaaaagctGCTCTTGGTCTTCAAGATTCTGATGATGAAGACATAGAAGGAGATATTGATCAACAAATTGAAACAATGCTTGCCCCTAAGAGAATTGTAAAAGAAGTAAAAGCTAGTGCTATAGGACTTCCAAATCTAACAGGCTTAA TGGAAATAAATGGAACTCCTCAAGCATCAGAACGACTCGAATTAGCCAAACGTTTAGCTTCGCGTATCCATATCGCTAAAAACCTTGGACCAGATGCCAAAGGTGCATCACAACAAACTGCAGAAGCTATATTAAAGGGAGGTCTTGCTAGTTCTCATCCAGTTATCACTGCTAAGACTGTTGCTGAACAATTAGCAGCTAAATTAAATACTCGATTGAATTACCAACCAAAAGATGATGATGGTGAGAGTGAGTGTGGAGATAGTCCTGAAGCAGGGGTAGAAGAAATATTTAGAAAGTATGAAGAAGAATTAGAAATTAATGATTTCCCCCAGCAAGCTAGGTGGAGAGTTACTTCTAAG gaGGCTTTAGCACAAATATCGGAGTATTCAGAAGCAGGAATAACAGTTAGAGGTACTTATTATCCACCACCTAAAAATCCTCCAGAAGGCGAACGTAAGCTATTTTTAGCTATAGAAAGTACTGATGAATTAGCAGTCTCTAAAGCAAAAATAGAAATCACTCGTCTTATCAAGGAAGAATTATTGAAAATGCA